One Vibrio gallaecicus genomic region harbors:
- a CDS encoding DUF805 domain-containing protein — MEHFISAIKQYAIFKGRARRKEFWYFYLISLVISLALAFLDNQMGTFNPELGGGLLGGVYGIFIFLPSLSLTVRRIHDTSHSGYWAFILLIPIIGVLAILFFALMDSKPGSNEYGISPKEPAP; from the coding sequence GTGGAACATTTCATAAGTGCAATCAAGCAGTACGCAATCTTTAAAGGTCGAGCCAGACGAAAAGAGTTTTGGTATTTCTATTTAATCAGTTTAGTTATTAGTTTAGCTCTCGCTTTCTTAGATAACCAAATGGGTACTTTTAACCCAGAACTGGGTGGCGGTCTTCTTGGTGGAGTGTATGGAATATTCATTTTTTTGCCTTCGCTTTCACTAACGGTTCGCAGAATTCACGATACTAGCCATAGTGGTTATTGGGCTTTTATCTTATTAATTCCAATCATTGGTGTCCTAGCAATTTTGTTCTTCGCCTTAATGGATAGTAAACCTGGCTCTAATGAATATGGAATCAGTCCTAAAGAACCTGCACCATAA
- a CDS encoding TM2 domain-containing protein, whose product MNVFCRNCGQSIPETANVCGTCNHKQEFMSSRDTTCRNSDGVVAFFVCLLFGWLGIHRFVYGKIGTGILMFLTGGGFGIWWIVDTIRIGVCNNFTDSKGRALSLIHSN is encoded by the coding sequence ATGAATGTTTTTTGTCGAAATTGTGGTCAGTCAATACCAGAGACTGCCAATGTATGTGGCACTTGTAATCATAAACAAGAGTTCATGTCTTCCAGAGATACGACATGTCGAAATTCAGATGGTGTGGTAGCCTTTTTTGTCTGTTTACTCTTCGGTTGGTTAGGTATTCATAGGTTTGTGTATGGAAAAATTGGCACTGGTATATTGATGTTTTTGACCGGAGGTGGCTTTGGCATTTGGTGGATTGTAGACACCATTCGGATTGGAGTTTGCAACAATTTTACTGACTCTAAAGGAAGGGCGTTGAGTCTTATTCATAGCAACTAG
- a CDS encoding energy transducer TonB, producing MRFLKLFVLVLIAGCSSSLGNNDSSEYLDLEPIEFVSPKYPRAAVDNNTSGYVVMTFNINKQGYVTDIVVIESTPKGVFDKVAVQALSKWKYEPLKGVELIAQKQKLVFKI from the coding sequence ATGAGATTTTTGAAATTATTTGTCTTGGTCTTAATTGCTGGGTGTTCGAGTTCATTAGGAAATAATGACTCATCTGAATATTTAGATCTAGAGCCGATAGAGTTTGTATCTCCGAAATACCCTAGAGCTGCAGTGGATAATAACACGTCAGGTTATGTAGTCATGACGTTTAACATCAATAAGCAAGGGTATGTGACCGATATTGTTGTAATCGAGTCCACACCAAAGGGAGTCTTTGACAAGGTAGCTGTACAAGCCTTGTCAAAATGGAAATACGAACCACTAAAAGGTGTTGAACTTATTGCTCAAAAACAAAAATTAGTTTTTAAAATCTGA
- the yqfB gene encoding N(4)-acetylcytidine aminohydrolase: MDKITFFSRMERQILAGRKVATIRDKSESHYFIGQIVDAYTYEDNRKICSLEILGNEPVAFEQLNRMHAKAENLPFVFILKWILRKIYPNENGLYFITFKVLK, translated from the coding sequence TTGGATAAAATTACTTTTTTCTCGCGAATGGAACGTCAGATATTGGCAGGTCGTAAGGTTGCGACTATTCGTGATAAATCAGAAAGCCATTACTTTATTGGGCAGATTGTTGATGCTTACACTTACGAAGATAATCGAAAAATCTGTAGCCTAGAAATTCTAGGTAATGAACCAGTAGCTTTCGAACAACTTAATCGAATGCATGCTAAAGCTGAGAATTTACCATTTGTTTTTATTCTCAAATGGATCCTTCGCAAAATCTATCCAAACGAAAATGGACTGTATTTCATAACTTTTAAAGTATTAAAGTAA
- a CDS encoding DUF1993 family protein gives MNISTKKLFLNYLQQMRVIVDKIPDSIFLDSLSEGMFSLELNAQVAANFLLRGYCPIVSVDLVSCELKESGKDSVCKMLEDVKLQLELLPEVPGFDDTKVMAESAGFSQVKLPQSRFILEYIIPNYMFHMSMVYAIAKKNGVALSKGDFDGFHNYPVGFEFKP, from the coding sequence ATGAATATTTCGACTAAGAAGTTATTTCTTAATTACTTGCAGCAGATGAGAGTTATCGTTGATAAAATTCCAGATAGTATTTTCTTAGATTCGTTGTCAGAGGGAATGTTTTCTCTGGAGTTGAATGCGCAGGTTGCTGCGAACTTTCTTTTGAGAGGGTATTGCCCCATTGTATCGGTTGACTTGGTGTCTTGCGAACTAAAAGAATCAGGTAAAGACTCTGTTTGTAAAATGCTTGAAGATGTAAAGCTTCAACTTGAATTACTACCAGAAGTGCCTGGGTTTGATGATACTAAAGTTATGGCTGAATCAGCTGGTTTCTCTCAAGTTAAACTTCCTCAAAGCCGCTTTATACTAGAGTATATAATTCCTAACTATATGTTTCATATGAGTATGGTTTATGCCATTGCAAAGAAAAATGGTGTTGCTTTAAGCAAAGGAGACTTTGATGGTTTTCACAACTATCCAGTAGGCTTTGAGTTCAAGCCCTAA
- a CDS encoding ribonuclease E inhibitor RraB, translating to MKKVLFVLFFICAATVVKGNQMKSIPGKAITAAQLEEMFENIRHNTNWELSKPMLWGYFFTHNEPTKLDEVSSKLERQGYTIVGIFQADKESQIDEDIFFLHVEKVETHDVSSLDKRNDELYLFASQENIDSYDGMDIGPVK from the coding sequence ATGAAAAAAGTACTATTCGTATTGTTTTTTATATGTGCAGCAACCGTGGTAAAAGGAAATCAAATGAAATCGATTCCTGGAAAAGCAATAACAGCAGCCCAACTAGAAGAGATGTTCGAAAATATTAGACATAATACTAATTGGGAGTTATCCAAGCCGATGCTTTGGGGGTACTTTTTTACCCATAATGAACCGACAAAGTTAGATGAGGTATCATCAAAGTTGGAGCGGCAAGGTTATACAATAGTTGGGATATTTCAGGCTGACAAAGAAAGTCAAATTGACGAAGATATTTTCTTTTTGCATGTGGAGAAAGTAGAAACTCACGATGTTAGTTCATTAGATAAACGTAATGATGAGCTGTACTTATTTGCTAGCCAAGAAAATATTGATAGTTATGACGGCATGGATATTGGTCCGGTGAAATAG
- a CDS encoding DUF3465 domain-containing protein, translating into MKKLLAIFVAILCLISVGTQANDHKLKKAYENQQSDLQVQGSGTVIRLLPDDNDGSRHQKFILRLDSKQTLLVAHNIDLAPRIPNLRVGDRVQFYGEYEWNKKGGVMHWTHHDPNNRHPHGWLKHNGKKYE; encoded by the coding sequence ATGAAGAAGTTATTAGCTATATTTGTGGCAATTTTGTGCCTGATTTCAGTTGGTACTCAAGCCAATGATCACAAATTGAAAAAGGCATACGAAAATCAACAAAGTGATCTTCAAGTTCAAGGCTCAGGTACTGTAATTCGTTTATTACCCGATGATAATGATGGAAGTCGACATCAAAAGTTCATCCTAAGACTGGATAGTAAGCAAACCTTACTTGTCGCTCATAATATCGATCTCGCACCTAGGATTCCTAACCTAAGAGTCGGCGATCGAGTCCAATTTTACGGTGAGTATGAATGGAATAAAAAGGGCGGTGTAATGCATTGGACACACCACGATCCTAATAATAGACACCCGCATGGTTGGTTAAAGCACAACGGTAAAAAATACGAGTAA
- a CDS encoding YciI family protein — MFIISLTYQVPLENVDGFIPEHVDYLNEQYAKGYFILSGRKEPRTGGVIISTISDRGKLNDVLAQDPFHREGLASYEVTEIVPTMSSERLEFLL, encoded by the coding sequence ATGTTTATCATTTCTTTGACTTATCAGGTGCCTCTAGAAAATGTAGATGGTTTTATTCCAGAACATGTGGATTATCTTAATGAGCAATACGCAAAAGGTTACTTCATTCTATCTGGTCGCAAAGAACCAAGAACTGGTGGTGTTATCATTTCTACTATTAGCGACCGTGGAAAGTTAAATGATGTACTAGCTCAAGACCCGTTTCATCGAGAAGGTTTAGCGAGCTATGAAGTGACAGAAATAGTGCCAACGATGTCGTCAGAAAGGTTAGAGTTCCTCCTTTAG
- a CDS encoding GNAT family N-acetyltransferase, whose amino-acid sequence MGIQKVLKSDLEAVTRLVSEVSDKDVLPLFNAQGKQEYKDRILPDLATTFDNEKFSSIKAVSGGKVLGFAALRDGNYLTHLFVANSQQGSGLGRTLLNHLLNQTDAREVSLRSSVNAVEFYNRNGFVATGEEAEFNGIRFVPMSLVRT is encoded by the coding sequence ATGGGAATTCAGAAGGTCCTAAAATCAGATTTAGAGGCAGTAACAAGGCTTGTTTCAGAGGTCTCAGACAAGGATGTGCTTCCATTGTTTAATGCACAGGGAAAGCAAGAGTATAAGGACAGAATTTTACCAGACCTAGCGACTACTTTTGACAATGAGAAGTTTTCATCTATTAAGGCTGTATCAGGTGGGAAAGTCCTTGGTTTTGCTGCTTTGCGTGATGGGAATTATCTAACACATTTATTTGTTGCTAATTCACAGCAGGGTTCGGGTTTAGGTCGTACTTTATTGAATCATTTGCTCAACCAGACAGATGCTCGTGAGGTTAGCCTGCGTTCATCGGTGAATGCTGTTGAGTTCTACAATCGCAATGGTTTCGTAGCAACAGGTGAAGAGGCTGAGTTCAACGGAATTAGGTTCGTACCAATGTCTTTAGTACGCACATAA
- a CDS encoding transglutaminase-like domain-containing protein, protein MVVNDYIENTEFTELPNNLLDISEVPDDIAGICKFVQGNLIHSYWLEHYGVEVDPSKKLTEMQTRYAKDLVSLAILKSGEPSHVFKKPSHRVVSICRDFSLLVCSILRSKGVPARLRSGFATYLVQNHFEDHWVCEYWDKGKGWVAADAQLDDIHHQILKFEFDPCDVPSSNFIVAGQAWKLCRENLESADNFGFRDFKGLPFIKGSLIRDLYALSKFEMHTWDTGWGILPKFISPISGEYELTLLDELSDVSCSSESSKALKVVESCKEIKLPSGWDCSKFPTLSELYASL, encoded by the coding sequence ATGGTTGTCAACGACTATATAGAAAATACGGAGTTTACAGAGCTCCCTAATAATCTACTAGATATCAGTGAAGTGCCTGATGATATTGCGGGTATATGTAAATTTGTTCAAGGCAACCTTATTCATTCATATTGGCTTGAACACTATGGTGTCGAGGTTGACCCCTCAAAAAAACTTACAGAAATGCAAACTCGATATGCTAAAGATTTAGTCTCTTTAGCAATATTGAAATCAGGCGAACCTTCCCATGTGTTCAAGAAACCAAGCCATAGAGTTGTAAGTATTTGTAGAGACTTTTCACTATTGGTTTGCTCTATTTTGAGGTCAAAAGGAGTTCCTGCCCGACTAAGGAGTGGATTTGCGACTTATTTAGTTCAAAATCATTTCGAAGATCACTGGGTTTGTGAGTATTGGGATAAAGGGAAGGGGTGGGTAGCGGCTGATGCTCAGCTTGACGACATTCATCATCAAATATTGAAGTTTGAATTTGACCCGTGTGATGTACCATCATCAAACTTTATAGTGGCTGGGCAGGCTTGGAAGTTATGCCGTGAAAACTTGGAGTCGGCTGACAATTTTGGTTTTCGGGATTTCAAAGGATTACCGTTTATCAAGGGTAGCCTTATTCGAGACTTGTATGCATTATCAAAATTTGAAATGCATACGTGGGATACCGGGTGGGGCATATTGCCTAAATTCATCAGCCCTATTTCTGGAGAGTATGAATTAACTCTGCTCGATGAACTTTCAGATGTTAGTTGTTCTTCGGAGAGCTCTAAAGCTCTTAAGGTAGTTGAGTCGTGTAAGGAAATAAAACTTCCAAGCGGTTGGGATTGCTCGAAGTTTCCGACACTAAGTGAGCTATATGCTTCACTGTAG
- a CDS encoding TIR domain-containing protein, translating into MFIAYYLVCYMADLTTLEKKKLERYFGMESGYFSNFSNNSLELFVAEHLSIEIYDEKYNFGSGSKANRVRALWQLESNDVIAKFLTAVMEQDDFEKDNSYSYTGNTNDTLKQECLEIIARLQGTTPQPQPQPQPQPQPQPQPQPQPQPQNSITEPAQAQVFNWSTPPMKKKVFIVHGHDELTKEKVARFISQVGLEPIILHEQVSGSQTIIEKIERYADQVCFAIVLYTPCDRGAKASERTPMFRARQNVVFEHGYFIAKLGRSKVTAIVKGNIELPNDFSGVVYVPFDENEAWKLSLAREMKGAGCEIDLAALV; encoded by the coding sequence ATGTTTATCGCATATTACTTGGTTTGTTACATGGCTGATTTAACCACACTAGAAAAGAAGAAATTAGAACGCTACTTCGGCATGGAGAGCGGGTACTTTAGTAATTTTTCCAATAACTCTCTAGAGCTATTCGTTGCGGAGCACTTAAGCATCGAGATCTATGACGAAAAGTACAACTTTGGGTCTGGTTCAAAAGCAAACAGAGTAAGAGCCTTGTGGCAACTAGAAAGCAACGATGTCATTGCGAAATTTCTCACTGCAGTCATGGAACAGGATGACTTTGAGAAAGATAATTCTTACTCATACACTGGCAATACCAATGATACTTTGAAACAAGAGTGCTTAGAAATTATTGCGAGACTCCAAGGAACCACACCGCAACCGCAACCGCAACCGCAACCGCAACCGCAACCGCAACCGCAACCGCAACCGCAACCGCAACCGCAAAATTCGATCACTGAACCAGCACAAGCGCAAGTATTTAATTGGTCAACACCTCCGATGAAAAAGAAAGTATTCATAGTTCATGGTCACGATGAGCTAACTAAAGAAAAGGTAGCTAGATTTATTTCCCAAGTAGGCTTAGAGCCAATTATCTTGCATGAACAAGTTAGTGGCAGCCAAACGATCATCGAAAAAATTGAACGTTACGCTGACCAAGTCTGCTTTGCTATCGTACTGTACACTCCTTGTGATAGAGGTGCGAAAGCCAGTGAAAGAACACCTATGTTCCGAGCTAGGCAGAATGTCGTGTTTGAACATGGATATTTCATCGCTAAGCTGGGACGAAGCAAGGTTACAGCCATCGTGAAAGGTAACATAGAGCTACCAAATGACTTTAGCGGAGTGGTATACGTTCCATTCGATGAGAATGAGGCGTGGAAACTATCATTAGCTCGTGAAATGAAAGGTGCTGGGTGCGAAATCGACCTAGCAGCCCTA
- a CDS encoding GNAT family N-acetyltransferase, with translation MEIVKAKIDNLDVISPLFDSYRVFYGQESNPDVAREFIQSRINNNESVIFLALDDEGNGLGFTQLYPSFSSVSAARTWVLNDLFVADIARRMGVAKKLMNAAKDMGLETEVKGLALETAESNVNAQKLYESLGYERESGAYHYFLKLQA, from the coding sequence ATGGAAATAGTAAAAGCAAAAATCGATAATTTAGATGTTATTTCACCTCTCTTTGATTCATATCGAGTATTTTATGGTCAAGAAAGTAACCCCGATGTTGCCCGTGAATTCATTCAATCACGCATTAACAATAATGAATCAGTGATATTTTTAGCACTTGATGATGAAGGTAATGGTTTAGGCTTTACGCAGCTGTACCCAAGCTTTTCTTCGGTTTCTGCTGCTAGGACTTGGGTTCTCAACGACTTGTTTGTTGCTGATATAGCTAGACGGATGGGTGTGGCTAAGAAACTTATGAATGCAGCGAAAGATATGGGGCTAGAAACCGAAGTAAAGGGTCTTGCTTTGGAAACGGCAGAGAGTAACGTAAATGCTCAAAAACTGTATGAGTCTTTGGGTTATGAGCGAGAGTCAGGGGCGTATCATTACTTCTTGAAACTACAGGCATAA
- a CDS encoding isochorismatase family protein gives MLNRENTGLIVVDIQGKLARLVYESEALISNCQKLIKGAQALELPIITLEQNPDKLDSTVEELNTALNHEPITKFSFNGCESSEFLSSIKSQKVDTWLICGIEAHICVYQTAKGLLELGYKVELVSDCVSSRTYLNKQLGVNRLQSIGAEITGLEMCLYELVKDCREPVFKKILGLIR, from the coding sequence ATGTTGAATAGAGAAAATACTGGACTTATCGTCGTTGATATTCAAGGTAAACTCGCTCGTTTAGTTTATGAAAGTGAAGCTTTAATTTCTAATTGCCAGAAACTCATTAAAGGCGCTCAGGCTCTAGAATTACCGATTATTACTCTCGAACAAAATCCTGATAAATTAGACTCTACAGTCGAAGAACTCAATACAGCCCTTAATCACGAGCCTATAACTAAGTTTTCGTTTAACGGATGTGAATCTTCAGAATTCTTGAGTTCAATTAAAAGCCAAAAAGTAGATACCTGGCTAATTTGCGGAATAGAAGCGCATATTTGTGTTTATCAAACAGCAAAAGGTTTGCTCGAACTGGGTTACAAAGTGGAGCTTGTCAGTGATTGTGTTTCATCTCGAACTTATTTAAATAAACAGCTCGGCGTTAATCGTTTACAAAGTATCGGTGCAGAAATTACAGGTTTGGAAATGTGTTTGTATGAACTTGTAAAAGACTGTCGAGAGCCAGTATTCAAGAAAATTTTGGGGTTAATTCGTTAG
- a CDS encoding phosphoglycerate mutase family protein, which translates to MRITLVRHGKPIASSNPRVTAAGFAKWVRAYNRSLVCSDSLPPQELQDKFHNSYTFSSDLNRSIHSAEICLGKGADVVLGDLREMDIPRLKLPFSMKVNSWLVIARLCWLVGISANSEPYKVGRKRIITAVDLIMVKALEHKDVAIFGHGISNRLIAKELRRRGWTVKCSSKGFWGQTELINITSNSS; encoded by the coding sequence GTGAGAATCACGTTAGTTAGACATGGTAAGCCGATAGCTAGTTCAAACCCTCGGGTTACGGCTGCTGGTTTTGCAAAATGGGTTCGCGCCTATAATCGTTCACTTGTTTGCTCGGACAGTCTTCCGCCTCAAGAACTACAAGACAAATTCCACAACAGCTATACATTTTCTAGTGACCTGAATCGTTCTATCCACTCTGCGGAAATCTGTTTGGGAAAAGGAGCAGATGTAGTGTTAGGTGACTTGAGAGAGATGGACATTCCCAGGTTAAAGTTACCTTTTTCGATGAAAGTTAACAGTTGGTTAGTAATCGCAAGGTTGTGTTGGCTTGTAGGGATATCGGCTAATAGTGAACCTTACAAAGTCGGTCGTAAGCGTATTATTACAGCAGTAGACCTTATTATGGTTAAAGCCTTAGAGCATAAAGACGTTGCTATTTTTGGGCATGGTATATCGAATCGGCTTATTGCCAAAGAGTTGAGGCGACGTGGTTGGACTGTAAAATGTTCGAGCAAAGGGTTTTGGGGTCAAACGGAGCTTATAAACATAACAAGCAATTCAAGCTGA
- a CDS encoding GNAT family N-acetyltransferase — protein sequence MEIKEVSTTSGLVEQLNSLLTDCIESGASVGFLTPVDEQEVKLYWSSVESDLKSGARKLFLAYDNENIVGAVQLSLCSKPNGSHRGEVEKLMVHTGARGKGVSKKLMSLMESVACELGLSLLVLDTRLGDIASSLYRSIGYTEAGQIPQFARSATGELEGTVYFFKLL from the coding sequence GTGGAAATAAAGGAAGTAAGTACAACATCAGGTTTAGTCGAACAGCTAAATTCGTTACTAACTGATTGTATAGAAAGTGGAGCCTCTGTAGGCTTCTTAACACCAGTCGATGAACAAGAAGTAAAGTTGTATTGGTCATCTGTAGAGTCAGACCTCAAGTCGGGTGCGAGAAAACTGTTTCTTGCTTATGACAATGAAAATATTGTAGGTGCAGTTCAACTGTCTCTTTGTTCTAAGCCTAATGGCTCACATCGAGGGGAAGTTGAAAAACTTATGGTTCACACGGGAGCACGAGGAAAAGGTGTTAGTAAAAAACTAATGTCGCTAATGGAAAGCGTAGCTTGTGAACTTGGTTTGTCATTGCTGGTTCTCGACACACGTTTAGGTGACATTGCATCTTCATTATATCGTTCAATTGGTTATACCGAGGCAGGTCAAATTCCTCAGTTCGCACGTAGTGCTACAGGTGAGCTAGAAGGCACAGTTTACTTCTTCAAACTATTGTAA
- a CDS encoding RidA family protein has product MVERVTYESLPQIAGPYVHATKHNKTLYISGLTAYGTDAQPLNLIEQTKEVLYQITEVLRLENRLKSDLVKLTIFVRDISMLASIRELLFNFYEGHLPACSLVEVSKFIHPDLQVEIEAVVAL; this is encoded by the coding sequence GTGGTTGAAAGGGTTACTTATGAAAGCTTGCCTCAAATAGCAGGACCTTATGTCCATGCAACAAAACACAACAAAACGCTATATATATCAGGGCTTACAGCTTACGGCACAGATGCTCAACCCCTTAATCTGATAGAGCAGACTAAAGAGGTTCTCTATCAGATTACAGAAGTTCTTAGGTTAGAAAATCGTTTGAAAAGTGATTTGGTGAAACTCACAATCTTTGTTCGTGACATATCAATGTTGGCTAGTATCCGAGAGCTACTATTTAACTTTTATGAAGGTCATTTACCAGCCTGCTCTTTGGTTGAAGTTTCCAAATTTATTCATCCGGATTTACAAGTGGAAATTGAGGCTGTCGTAGCGCTGTAA
- a CDS encoding GFA family protein, whose product MYKGSCLCGSIQLSLNGGVTDIIHCHCSLCRKASGSAYATNGFIDAEDLKLIDNDKTLTFYESSEGKRKYFCQTCGSPIYSSNSQSPKRFRLRLGILDTDISERPISHNFVTSKANWDDLDAELPRSEKHEAGRK is encoded by the coding sequence ATGTACAAAGGAAGTTGTTTATGTGGCTCAATCCAGTTGTCATTAAATGGTGGAGTTACCGATATTATTCATTGCCATTGTTCTTTGTGCCGTAAGGCTAGCGGAAGTGCCTATGCCACCAATGGTTTCATTGACGCTGAAGACTTAAAGTTAATTGATAACGATAAGACTCTTACTTTTTATGAAAGCAGTGAGGGTAAGCGTAAGTACTTTTGTCAAACTTGCGGAAGTCCAATCTATAGTTCCAATTCTCAATCTCCGAAAAGGTTTCGCCTTCGTTTAGGTATTTTGGATACCGATATATCGGAACGACCTATTTCTCATAACTTTGTTACTTCAAAGGCAAATTGGGATGACTTAGATGCTGAATTACCTCGTAGTGAAAAGCACGAAGCTGGGCGTAAGTAG
- a CDS encoding DUF2834 domain-containing protein — MIKFYLVLTLLGIFLPYGAFVPWLISNGLDISLLFNEAAANPISLFAWLDVLVAAVALLGFIVVDGQRHEVKYRYVAILGTLSVGVSFGLPLYLYFKEKQSLQPQP, encoded by the coding sequence ATGATAAAGTTTTATCTAGTTCTTACTTTGTTAGGTATATTTCTACCGTATGGAGCATTTGTTCCTTGGCTAATTTCTAATGGATTAGATATTAGTCTTTTGTTCAATGAAGCGGCGGCAAATCCCATTAGTTTATTTGCTTGGCTCGATGTCTTGGTAGCGGCAGTTGCTTTATTAGGTTTTATCGTAGTGGACGGACAAAGACACGAAGTGAAATATCGATATGTTGCTATCTTGGGAACTTTGTCAGTCGGCGTTTCGTTTGGTCTTCCACTGTACCTTTACTTCAAAGAAAAGCAGTCCCTTCAACCGCAGCCCTAA